The Primulina huaijiensis isolate GDHJ02 chromosome 17, ASM1229523v2, whole genome shotgun sequence genome window below encodes:
- the LOC140963206 gene encoding uncharacterized protein — MLLTYVRVKRQIKKSSYLSSPFMQLSETPPVLVSHQLGSCNGTFQPLQIAKSPKLTKALKEQIKTMKGTRQCLMAAYDKKWFNDLLLPRSWLGSSHINECMNGFLVLQKKYPHLVAQDIAIMGGYFSGLLGVVHSKAEKGMSHCHWEDLIRVAEGSSRKWKSLPWKETSFILVPYHVPNHWVAVKIDIKATSIIIYDCGICLTKDINMESYVRPLQVLIPRLLNIVGVVTTDTWKITRPPSFPQNIAGDDCGAWVIKTIEVELARLNPYEINDKIADSCRPYLTACTWNKDWICSDTMVVVGMFCSFFDYVQLQTKTNDL; from the exons ATGTTATTAACCTATGTCAGGGTTAAGAGGCAAATCAAGAAGTCATCGTACTTATCGTCGCCCTTCATGCAATTGTCAGAGACGCCCCCTGTATTAGTTAGCCATCAACTTGGATCATGTAATGGCACATTTCAACCACTTCAAATAGCAAAGTCACCGAAGCTAACTAAAGCTTTGAAGGAGCAAATTAAAACAATGAAAGGCACTCGTCAATGCCTAATGGCCGCCTACGATAAGAAATGGTTTAATGATTTGCTCTTGCCTAGGTCGTGGCTTGGATCTTCT CACATTAACGAATGCATGAATGGGTTTTTGGTGCTTCAAAAAAAGTATCCTCATTTAGTGGCACAAGACATTGCTATAATGGGTGGTTATTTTAGTGGACTTTTGGGTGTTGTCCATTCCAAAGCTGAAAAGGGTATGTCTCATTGTCATTGGGAGGATTTGATTCGAGTGGCTGAAGGATCAAGTAGAAAATGGAAATCATTGCCATGGAAAGAAACATCATTTATCCTTGTGCCTTACCATGTCCCCAACCATTGGGTTGCTGTAAAAATCGATATAAAGGCCACATCTATCATAATTTATGATTGTGGAATTTGTTTAACCAAAGATATTAACATGGAGTCGTATGTTCGTCCGCTACAAGTTCTAATACCTCGATTATTGAATATTGTGGGCGTAGTAACAACCGATACATGGAAGATTACACGACCGCCGTCATTCCCTCAGAATATTGCTGG AGATGATTGTGGTGCATGGGTGATCAAGACCATCGAGGTGGAATTAGCTCGTCTCAATCCATATGAAATAAATGACAAGATAGCCGACTCATGTAGACCCTATTTAACAGCATGTACTTGGAACAAAGATTGGATTTGTAGCGATACCATGGTGGTTGTTGGGATGTTTTGTAGCTTTTTTGATTATGTACAACTGCAAACAAAAACTAATGATTTGTAG